The following are encoded in a window of Streptomyces sp. 11x1 genomic DNA:
- a CDS encoding TrkA family potassium uptake protein has product MHIVIMGCGRVGSTLAQTLEQQGHTVAVIDQDPTAFRRLGSGFGGRRVTGVGFDRDTLREAGIEEAGAFAAVSSGDNSNIIAARVAREMFGIENVAARIYDPRRAEVYQRLGIPTVATVRWTADQMLRRLLPSGAEPLWRDPTGGVQLAEVHASSAWVGHKISKMQEETGVRVAFLTRLGEAILPTSQTVLQEGDLVHVMMRTDDVEKVEASFAEGPDEEGGH; this is encoded by the coding sequence GTGCACATCGTCATCATGGGCTGCGGGCGAGTGGGTTCCACCCTCGCCCAGACCCTGGAGCAACAGGGGCACACGGTCGCCGTGATCGACCAGGACCCCACGGCCTTCCGTCGTCTGGGCTCGGGTTTCGGCGGCCGGCGCGTCACCGGGGTCGGCTTCGACCGCGACACCCTGCGCGAGGCGGGCATCGAGGAGGCGGGCGCGTTCGCCGCCGTCTCCAGCGGCGACAACTCCAACATCATCGCCGCCCGTGTCGCCCGCGAGATGTTCGGCATCGAGAACGTGGCGGCACGGATCTACGACCCGCGCCGGGCCGAGGTCTACCAGCGCCTGGGCATTCCGACGGTCGCCACGGTCCGCTGGACCGCAGACCAGATGCTCCGTCGGCTGCTGCCGTCCGGGGCCGAACCGCTGTGGCGCGATCCCACCGGCGGAGTCCAGCTCGCCGAGGTGCACGCCTCGTCGGCGTGGGTGGGCCACAAGATCAGCAAGATGCAGGAGGAGACCGGGGTCCGCGTCGCCTTCCTGACCCGCCTGGGCGAGGCGATCCTGCCGACCTCGCAGACGGTGCTGCAGGAGGGCGACCTCGTGCATGTGATGATGCGGACGGACGACGTGGAGAAGGTCGAGGCGTCCTTCGCCGAGGGCCCCGACGAGGAGGGCGGTCACTGA
- a CDS encoding TrkA family potassium uptake protein — protein MRVAIAGAGAVGRSIAGELLENGHEVLLVDKAPTAISVERVPLAEWLLADACEITSLDEAALQRCNVVIAATGDDKVNLVVSLLAKTEYGVPRVVARVNNPKNEWLFNESWGVDVAVSTPRLMSALVEEAVSVGDLVRLLRFSHGDANLVELTLPPESALAGTQVGEVEWPEDTSLVTIIRGTRVLTPTSDDSLEAGDELLFVAAQAREEQLEDLLSVRREDATS, from the coding sequence ATGAGGGTCGCCATTGCCGGAGCCGGAGCGGTCGGCCGCTCGATCGCGGGCGAACTGCTGGAGAACGGCCACGAGGTCCTTCTCGTCGACAAGGCGCCGACCGCCATCTCGGTCGAGCGCGTGCCCCTGGCGGAGTGGCTGCTGGCCGACGCCTGCGAGATCACGTCCCTGGACGAGGCGGCGCTCCAGCGCTGCAACGTCGTCATCGCCGCGACCGGAGACGACAAGGTCAACCTGGTCGTCTCCCTGCTGGCGAAGACGGAGTACGGCGTTCCGCGGGTCGTCGCCCGCGTCAACAACCCCAAGAACGAGTGGCTGTTCAACGAGTCCTGGGGCGTGGACGTGGCCGTGTCGACCCCCCGGCTGATGTCGGCGCTGGTCGAGGAGGCCGTGAGCGTCGGCGACCTGGTCCGGCTGCTCCGCTTCAGCCACGGCGACGCCAACCTGGTCGAGCTGACGCTGCCGCCCGAGTCGGCCCTGGCCGGCACCCAGGTCGGTGAGGTCGAGTGGCCGGAGGACACCTCCCTGGTCACCATCATCCGCGGCACCCGGGTCCTCACCCCGACCTCGGACGACTCCCTGGAGGCAGGCGACGAGCTCCTCTTCGTGGCCGCGCAAGCGCGTGAGGAGCAGCTGGAGGACCTGCTGTCGGTACGGCGCGAGGACGCGACGAGCTGA